From Triticum urartu cultivar G1812 chromosome 2, Tu2.1, whole genome shotgun sequence, a single genomic window includes:
- the LOC125541421 gene encoding uncharacterized protein LOC125541421, with protein sequence MKGRKRHHAMSCCVVLTVLVILGILSIVLYILYRPLPPRVVTSPVETIVQDFSLLPPSLTLSASVHVMASNPSRAPFRYGETVTAVTYHGEPVGTTVVPAGKIGRRTTTWVAPVTVVDGIKVAESPHFASDVVAGALPFVVVVRLDGKALVLRAFEVSVTVEVVCYVQVYVLQGDSSSNCVSRVRTGPGRNY encoded by the coding sequence ATGAAGGGGAGGAAGAGGCATCACGCCATGTCCTGCTGCGTGGTGCTCACCGTTCTCGTCATCCTGGGCATCCTCTCCATCGTGCTCTACATCCTGTACCGCCCGCTCCCGCCGCGCGTGGTGACGTCGCCCGTGGAGACCATCGTCCAGGACTTCAGCCTCCTCCCGCCGTCGCTCACGCTGTCCGCCAGCGTGCACGTGATGGCGAGCAACCCAAGCCGCGCGCCGTTCCGGTACGGGGAGACGGTGACGGCGGTGACGTACCACGGCGAACCCGTGGGGACGACGGTGGTGCCGGCCGGCAAGATCGGCAGGCGGACGACGACGTGGGTGGCGCCGGTGACGGTGGTGGACGGGATCAAGGTGGCCGAGAGCCCGCACTTCGCCAGCGACGTGGTGGCCGGGGCGCTTCCGTTCGTGGTGGTGGTGAGGCTGGACGGGAAGGCGCTGGTGCTGCGCGCGTTTGAGGTGAGCGTCACCGTCGAGGTGGTGTGCTACGTCCAGGTCTACGTCCTCCAGGGGGACAGCAGCTCGAACTGCGTCTCGAGGGTCCGCACAGGGCCTGGACGTAATTACTAG